The Candidatus Zixiibacteriota bacterium DNA segment CCGGTAGGGTTGTTGGGATTGGCCAGGTATATTATCCGGGTGCACGGTGATACCGCCTTGAGAATCGCATTGAGATCGAAGCCGTAATCCTTGAGGGGAATCTGTTTCAGTCGACGTCCGAATTTCCGGGTGTTGACATAAATTCCTATGAACGTTCCTTCGCAGGTCAAGATCTCATCCTGTTCCTCGGTAAAAGCGTTGATAACATAAGCTATGAGCGAATCGGTGCCATGACCACAGACAATATGCTCCGGTCGGATATCATATTTATTGGCCAGCGCCATGACCAGATCGTGCGATCTCGGATCGGTGTAGCGATGCAATTCTCCAAGCGCATCTTTGACAGCTTCCACGGCTTTCGGCGAAGGTCCCAGCGGGTTTTCATTGGAGGCAAGCTTGACAATGCGGTTCAGGTTTCTCTCCCGGGCCAATTCGCCGATTGGTTTGCCGGCCTTGTACGCTTTGAGTTCCTGTATAAATTTGGGAATTTTAATCATGGTATGTTTTGTCCCGAGGTGTCGTTGTTAATCCTTTCTTGATAGAAGCAACGAAATCCGACGGGTTTCGTCAAGTAACATTGCCCCCAGGTGACTTTCTATTTGTCTGGGAACCGGAATTCTCCCGGAAAAGCCCATCGGTGTGTCCAACAGTGTGCCCAAGACCCGCCCGAAGTTTTTGCCTCAGTCCTTTGGCGGCTCCACAATTCTGACGTAAGCGGTTGCTGTTCAATAAAAAAGCGTCTTATGCCCATGGGGCGTATCAGAATTGGGGACTGGCTACAGGGATGGGAGTCTGTGCTTAATTTTGGCGACTTCTCGGCAAAGGCTGTCTCCGCTTGTATTGTTTGACAATTGGAGAAAATAGAGTAATTTAGTATTGATGGTGATAGACCTGATTACTCTGTTCAACAGCGGGGTTCGGTTTGTCTCTAAGCCCCTGCTGATTATAGTTGCACCCACGAAGACAGAGCACGTAAGCTCCTGGGAAGGTGTAATTACCTACCTTCGCGATCTTTCGTATGCTTACCACGACGAGATACTGGCTGCTGCTTTTCTGGCGGCAGTGGGACTGTTGATTGTCAATCATTACCGGGTCAAGGGACGTCAGGCTCTGAGGGAATCTGAGGCAAGATTCCGAGTTCTCGCGGAGCGATCGATGGTTGGCATCAGCGTTGTACAGGATGGAGTCTGCCGGTATATAAATCCCAAGCTGTGCGAGATGCTTGGATATACGGAAAGCGAGATTGTCGATAGGTTGGGTCCTCTCGATTTCGCGCATCCCGAAGAAAGGGAGTCCCTGCGCAGGAAAATGAGTGAAAGACTCAAAGGAACGCTTGCTTATGCCAATTATGAATTGCGGATACTGACTAAAAAGGGCGAGGAGAGGGTGGTCGATGTTTACGGTTCACGAATGATATACCGCGGCCGCGCGGCCATTATGGCTACCCTTCTCGATATTACCGAGCGCAAAAGGACTGAAGTCGCCTTGAAGGAAGCGCACTCGGACCTCAACCAGATCTTCAATTCAGCCGCGCCTCTGTATGTGGTTCGCAGCGACCGGACCATCTTGAGGGTCAATGACACGTATTGTTCATACCTTGGGGTACGGCCGGGTGAGATAGTCGGGGAAAAATGTCACGATGTCTGGGGCGGCGCCATCTGTGAAACATCCCACTGCCCCCTGGCGGTAGTGCTTGCCGGGGAAGAGTATTGCAGTTACGAGCGGGAGTATATTCATCAAGACGGCCGCATTTCCATTCTTTCTGCGACCGCGCTTCCATACCGGGGGCTTGATGGTTCGGTGCAGGGGGTGATTGCCAGCTTCGCCGATATAACGGAGTTGAAGCATCGCGAAGAGGCCCTGCGCCAGAGTGAAGAGCGCGCCCGTACTATCTATAAATCCGTGCCGATCCCGACTTATATATGGCAGTGGGTCGACGACGAATTCGTTCTGAAGGATTACAATGATGCCGCTTTTGAGCTGACTCACGGAAAGATTCCGGAACTTCTTGAGATCAAATTCAGAGAACTCCATCCCGGCCATGAGGACTGGCGCGATGACATGCTCCGCTGCCTCAGAGAAAAGACGAGCAAGAAGTACGAGGAGCCGGTAGAGCATACACTCAGGTCAACATCGCAGAGGCTGTTTCTATCCGTATCGATTGCCTATGTCCCGCCTGACTATGTGATGGTTCACACCGAAGATGTCACGGAGCGCGCACAGGCTGAGGAAGCGCTGAGGCAATCCGAAAGGCGATTTAGAGAAATGGCCGAGAAGGCTCCGGTCGGGATATATCTGATTAACGAATCCGGCGTGGCCTACACTAATCCCGCAGTTGAAGAGATGATAGGTTATTCCGTAAAAGAGATCATGTCTCATCCGAATCCGGTTGAGCTTGTTCATCCGGAAGACAGACACATTGCGGCTGGCAACCTGGCCGCATTCTTAAGCGGGGCGGGAGGAGTCGTCAAGTATGAAGTTCGGCTTATGGGCAAGTCGGGCAACATCAAAAATTTGGAGATATCGTCTTCGGCCACGATATATCAGGGGAGGCCGATGATCATCGGAACCGTGGTCGACATAACGGAACGCAAGCTGGCCGAGAATTCGCTCAAGGAATCCGAGGACAGATTCAGGGCCCTGGCCGAACAGTCTCCCGTGGGAGTTTTCGTTCTTAACGGCGACAAGTTTGAGTATGTTAACCCCAAAGTGGCGCAGATTCTCGGATATACCGCCGAGGAGTTGCAGGCGATGCCTTCTTCACACGGGCATATTCATCCGGAAGACAGGCCGGCGGCTGTAGATCTGCTGAAACACATCATAACCTCGGATGTGCAGACAATGTCCACCAGCTTTCGCGTAATTACGAAAAATAAAGAAATTCGACATGTCGAGGCGCAACTGTCCAAAATGTCTTACCAGCAGATGCCGGGTCTGGTTGGGACTATTTTCGATGTTACCGATCGCATTTTAGCTGAGGAAGCCTTACAGGAGAGCGAGAAGAATTTCCGTACTCTCGCTGAAACCAGCGCTGCTTCCATTATCATCTATGACCTCGATAGAGTCGTATACTCTAACCCGGCGACATCCGTAATAACCGAGTATAGCGCCGAAGAACTCAGCGGCATAAGGGCCTGGGAACTGGCCCAGGCAGAATACCGTGAGGTGCTAAGACAGAAAGCGGTGGACCGTTTGTCGGGCACTGATACGGGGTTTGATAGTTATGAGATACCGATTATCACCAAATCCGGTAAACAGGGGTGGGTTCTTTATACAGGCGGACTGATCCAGTATAACGGCAAACCGGCGGTGCTCGGAACGGCTATCGATATCACCGAGCGCAAGCGGGCTGAGGCCGGCCTGATGGCGGCACAACAGGAAAGGTACGACCAGGTAAAGCAAATCGCCGGCGGAGTGGCACATGAAATCTATAATGCCCTGTTTCCCGCCAGCAGTACTCTCGACAAACTGCGCGAAAGACTGACGCTGAAAGCGACCGATGATAACGGTCGGGACCTGAAACTGGTCGGTCTCGCTGAAACATCGGTGTCGCGGGCTATCGAAATGACCGAACTGGTTACGCAGTTTTCCAGACTGGATCACGAGCGGGACATACACATGCTCGAGTTGAAATCTCTCATTACGGAACTGATACTTGACAGGGACAAAATCGAGAGGTTGGGGATTACCGTCAATATTGACATAGCTGAC contains these protein-coding regions:
- a CDS encoding PAS domain S-box protein; translated protein: MVIDLITLFNSGVRFVSKPLLIIVAPTKTEHVSSWEGVITYLRDLSYAYHDEILAAAFLAAVGLLIVNHYRVKGRQALRESEARFRVLAERSMVGISVVQDGVCRYINPKLCEMLGYTESEIVDRLGPLDFAHPEERESLRRKMSERLKGTLAYANYELRILTKKGEERVVDVYGSRMIYRGRAAIMATLLDITERKRTEVALKEAHSDLNQIFNSAAPLYVVRSDRTILRVNDTYCSYLGVRPGEIVGEKCHDVWGGAICETSHCPLAVVLAGEEYCSYEREYIHQDGRISILSATALPYRGLDGSVQGVIASFADITELKHREEALRQSEERARTIYKSVPIPTYIWQWVDDEFVLKDYNDAAFELTHGKIPELLEIKFRELHPGHEDWRDDMLRCLREKTSKKYEEPVEHTLRSTSQRLFLSVSIAYVPPDYVMVHTEDVTERAQAEEALRQSERRFREMAEKAPVGIYLINESGVAYTNPAVEEMIGYSVKEIMSHPNPVELVHPEDRHIAAGNLAAFLSGAGGVVKYEVRLMGKSGNIKNLEISSSATIYQGRPMIIGTVVDITERKLAENSLKESEDRFRALAEQSPVGVFVLNGDKFEYVNPKVAQILGYTAEELQAMPSSHGHIHPEDRPAAVDLLKHIITSDVQTMSTSFRVITKNKEIRHVEAQLSKMSYQQMPGLVGTIFDVTDRILAEEALQESEKNFRTLAETSAASIIIYDLDRVVYSNPATSVITEYSAEELSGIRAWELAQAEYREVLRQKAVDRLSGTDTGFDSYEIPIITKSGKQGWVLYTGGLIQYNGKPAVLGTAIDITERKRAEAGLMAAQQERYDQVKQIAGGVAHEIYNALFPASSTLDKLRERLTLKATDDNGRDLKLVGLAETSVSRAIEMTELVTQFSRLDHERDIHMLELKSLITELILDRDKIERLGITVNIDIADDIYIRMNRIHAHSLFRNIIYNAVDALEDVSQRRIDVIARRDGDEIRVEISDTGPGIEPRIQEKIFSPFFSTKPGTGSGLGLAICRRIVDIYNGEISVVSNLDKGATFSILLRT